The stretch of DNA TGACATCAGACCTTGCCTTTTCAATTCTCTGTGCAATACCCTTATACTCTTCATTGTTTACTCTTTTGAAAAGTGGTTGAAGGGCCTTGAGTTTTTTTCCAGATGTCCTCCATTTCATTAATAGCTAATCTCCTTCTCCATATGCTCACTGCAATTGTTTCAAAATCCACATGAGCAGCCCACACATTAAAGAATCTAAAGGGTGATCTGATATTGAGTCTTACAAACTTTATGATGATCAGCATAGGTGATCAGATATCAGAGGTGTGTCATACTCAGTGCACACAATGCCACAGTTCATAATCCACATGTCATTGCCAAATACCCTATCAATTCTACTTAGTATCCTGTCTGCACCCTGTTGTTTATCGGACCAGGTGTAGTAGTCCCCTTTCCATGGTAACTCATTCAGGAGAAGTGTGTGAATGCAGTCTGAGAAATCAGCCATTTCATTCATTGTAACTGGATTGCTATACAACCTATCCTGTGTATATAGCATGGCATTAAAATCACCACTTAAAATCCAAGGTTTGGTCATATGAACAGAGATGTCATTCAAACTTATCGATAGAGCCTTCCTTTGTTCCAAAGTATTAAAGCCATACACCAGTGTAAAGTATGCTTCAAACCCATCCATCCTTCCCCTGGCTAAGCAGTGAATTAGTTGAGCCTCTACTCTGTCAATATCCACACAGTATATATTAGGATCCCAGGTAAGCCATATTTTTCCATTCACTGCACTTTGGTAATTGCATTGCAGTGCCCAACCTGGTACTATATTTTTGAATACTCTATTAATACTAGTTTCTTTAACTCTAGTTTCAAGCAGGCCTGATAGTTTAATGTACTTATTCTTCAAATATAactttagatccttttgcttgtaTCTCTTGTTAATACCCCTAACATTCCACACTAAGAAGGTCATTGGGATAATATAGGAGGCCCACTTTCTGTTGTAGGCAAGCTTTTATGGTTCCCATTCCCATCTGTTTTCACTGTTGCATTGCTAAGCCTCTGAACACTAGTAGACAAAGCTGAAAACTCTCTGGTGCAGCTCAATTCAGGGCTGCTGATCCATATTGTGAATCTCCTTATTACTAACCCTTAGCTTTTTCTCACAAATAGCCAGTGGTAGTTGTCTTTGCTCAGGTATTTGATGGTCATACACACCGACATTTGATTTATTGGCTCCCAAATCCTCAGTAGGCTTTTCTTTCACATCAACAGGTTTCTTTGTTCTCCATTCTCGGGTCACCTTTGGTGGCACCACTGGTTGTGGGGCAGGTTGTGCATTGCCTACTGGTCTCCTCCTCCTCCTAGGCTGCTCAAAATTCTGCTGCTCAACCTCAAGTTGCTTGCAATAGTGACCTATTTTCAAGCACACATCACAAAAGTCTGGCTTCTAGTCATACTCTATCATTTGTTCGAATTGCCTCCCTTCAGGTTCCCACACAGTGACATTAGTGGGAAGTGGTCTAGTAACGTTGATTTCAATTAGCATGAGAGTATGCGAGGTTCTCTTTTGTTTAGATGTGCACCCATCTGCATATAAAGGCTTTCTTATTGCACTTGTAATTCTACTCAGTGATTGGCCACCCTAGCAACTCATAGGGAGATTTGGTAATACCACCCACAGGGGAATTTCAGTGAGAAATTCATTTTTAAATCAAAATTTGCAGTCCATGGTTTCAGGATCAAAGGTTGGTTGTTAATCGTGTAAGGACCACAATACAGGACTTCATGCATGTCATTGATAGACTGAAATCTTGCAgggtttttaagcttaaatgtaaCTTAAAATTATTGGGTTTTTAAGCTTAAATAttgcttaaaagagggtgaatgggaaatggaggtaaattgaaaatatttgagtttcctcCTTGACAatgggacattgtcccatattggaagaggaaaaggttttgatgggtatatatacaattacacttcttctagctcttaaagagttaagaaaaagtcaagtctcgcgccgtcgtcgtcgcttgcTCGGCTTCGGActtcagatttgaagaaacagtttgcacctcttcagtttGAGCTCAACATTGATTTGCTACCTAAACATTGGTGTTTGAAGTATCgttacaccagtgtgtaattcgttctatcctgtgaggaaataatccacaacttTGGGTACTAGgaagggattaaattccttaaggaaacacttctGTTTCTTTTACATTTCTGTTTATATGTTATCTCGGATTAAATTCTATTTCTTTTACATTTctgtttatatattattttattttctccgaaattattttacaaatacagttCAATAACAAATCTGACCACATAGTAGCCCTCATCATGGTAAAATACCTCAGGTTCTGCCACTTGATTCCAGCTCTGTTTTACATACTTATGCATGTAGTTATAGCCCGGAGTTTCCCCAATTACATACACAATCAGAGCACAACTCTATTTCTGGATCTCCTTATCTACATCCTCCTTTTCAAGCTGGACAACAACTTTCCCTTCAAAAGATAGCTTTAGTCCATTCTCAGAACTACGGTTACCTGCAAAAAGGGAGGTCCATGTAGTTGTTGTCCTCTTTTTCTCAATTTCTAGTTCTAGATCTGGTGTAGATTTGCTTGTACTCGCTATGCCTGCTAATTTCCTAGTTGGTTTGTCTTTATAACCGCTTAGAAATGGACTAATACTCAGATCCAATCTCTTAGTAGGTCCCTGTACTATCAATTCACTCTCTTGTTGTTTCTGCCTTGCACCTTCAATGGAACATGAGTATTTACCAATTCAGCCATTGGAGCTTTATCTGGTTGCATGAGAGCTTCAGCTGGCTTGCCAATACCAGTTAAAGGTTGCAACCTAGGTCTTTCTCGAGCTCGTCCCTGAGCGCGCCTTAGTTTAACGTGCGCTCAGGACATGAGAGCTAGAGAGAGAAAGCGGACACCTCTAAGGACACCTATAATACTTAACATagcaatttttaaaagtttacaCTCATTGATATGAAATATATTACTCTGTCTAGTCACTATCTcattttatttggcattattatttttttgaagaAACTTTCTTCTTTGATATCTAgtgtaaaaaaataattttgtaacTTAATCATGTACTAGTATATAATAATTTACAATCTTCTTTTATTAATTCAACAAAATTAATTTTTTCCATGTAAATCTTGACGGTTGAAGTGAAAAACTTTAAGGTTTATGTGTAACCTCTAGAACTATAAATCATCCGAGTAGAAAGAGTAGTTAATAAGACTAAAAAAAACacaagataaaagaaaataacaTCAGATAATGCATTTTCCCAGCGAGCAATTTGTACTTGAACTTTGCATCTCTATTTGGGAATACTTTCAGGCTTTTTTCTTGAATTCTCGAAAGAAAATCTgtattcttcatttttttttgtttttatttcagTTCTCTAAAATGAATGATTTCACTAATCTATGATTCATGTTGAAGTTTCTATCTTGTTACCTTCATTTAATAATTTCGTTTCAGTTTGTGTGCAATTTAAATTGTATGAATGAAACTGTATTTCAAAGATGTATTCATGAGATTAATGTATTCTCTAGTCTGAATGTAGTCTGTATTGGGCCCATATGCCCATATCATGTAGCACGACTGTGTATAAGATTATTTAAGTATGTTGACTAATCATCTTATGGTGGTATTATTTAGACCCAGTAGATTGCCCTAACTTATTGGATTTTGCCAGCGCTTTTGCTTTACcctaatatttttggattttgactctATCCCTCTATTTTGCACTtagggatttttaccttcctgTACACTATACGTAACCTTATTACCCTCGCTactcaagttttaacttaattacatgggcatatacaatttaccaattatatgcATTTTAGAAATTAAATGAGATATCAATTAAGTCCTTTATTCACGCTATACAATATCTAACGTATATATCCCACTCCCCCATGTTTCTCTGCCCACACCCCCACTCTTCAGAACATCTCTTCCTCCATTAACGCTTTCTTCCATATTTGTTCAAAAAGCTTTTCCattttctctctcaaaatccctaCGAATTCCTTAGTTCATCAAATTTATCTTCCCTTACGATAAAGAAAAAAGGAACTCTGAGGAAAAGCCCTAAACAAGCTACAGATGGTGAAATTCCTATATTTGATTTGAGTGCTTTCTCACAGGATTCACTCAAAAAATGGTGGAATCCCGACATGCAACATCAGAGAGAATGTCCACGCTTTCCCCTCGTGAAGCTAggtataacgacccaaccggtcgttttgagccctagcgtgtCGTTCATCGGTTTGaaatcttgagtagcttcatttcatatattatgacttgcacgacgaagttcggggttgatttggaaggataactctcaatttggaagctttaagttggaagagttcaccaatgtttgactttgGCGTCATTTCGTAATGTCAAGTGGGATTCGGGCGCGTTCAGCGAAacatgaaggtttgaaagttaagagagtttAATAAATTGAGTTTGATCATTAGTTCTTAGTTTTAATCATTCATGTTCCGAGCCTTTGAACAAGTGTATATAGGGTATATAAACTTATTAGGATGATTTGACGGGGTTCctcggacctcgggtgagttttgcgGTGGTTTCGGAGCACTTTTAGGTCTTTTTGAACTGTTGATAACTGGTGTGAGATGCGATCATGGAGGTTTGGTCCGCGATCGAGAAGAGCAAAGTGACTTCCAGGCCTTGTGAATTGCGATCGTGGAAGGGAGGGCCGCGATAGCGTAGAAGGAAATTCTTCTGTCAGTGGTCTGATTtcgaaagcttatatcttgcaatctacaAGACATTTCacgatgatccaaaaataaaagttgtaaccctttgaatctagttttcagaaaattaaaccatttatcatttggaatttttTACAAACAATTATGACCATTTTACCGAATAGTGTCTCTGAAGAAGAAAACACAAATTTGTACATCATGATCGAGGGGttttggccgcgatcgcgaagaagaaggcCTGACAGGTGTATTAAGCATCCAAATTTCAGGATTATGAGTTTATTTCTtcacttttaagttcttggagcACATGTAGGGGGATTTGGGGTTATTCTTGAAGACCATTTTCGCCGTATATCATAAGGTAAGTTATTACTACTTGTTGTAAGTTATATACaaggattatatatggatttaaaaaTGAAATATTGTAGAAATCGTGGGACTTTGGGAGAAACTCTAGAAGTGTAAATCATGGATTTTTACTATAAATTGGACataaaattaggaataaattatatacttGAGTTCGTGGTGCCATGTACAATGtttgtcttcgaaaattttcggaatacgggcacgtgggttgactttgttgacttttcaagcggagttgagaattattataattgattaattaagagTCTTTggttatattttgattggtttgcatgttgtttgactagttttggatcgatgggcatcgacttgaggtgttagagaggcattaGAACCAGTTATaggatttcggagcgaggtaaatctcctgtctaaccttgtgagggagaaatttacCCAGTAGGTATTATATTTTCTATGTGTTATATGTTgttacgcacgtatgaggtgacgagtgtccatgcgtatgctagaattcatgATTtggttcgggtagacttagactcacgccatgctttaattataatatttgagttattcttgcctgttTAATTGCTTGAATATACATTTTgtctgagactagacttgcgtaaagTATCGGACTTACGATTCGTGATGTATGGAGAGCTAATTGATTAGCAGTAGAGATTTCACTTCCTATTACGAATTTCTCCCATGTTGTATGTATTTGTTCGGAGGTTTTCTTGAATTTCACAACTCACACATATATTTGTGAGTAGGGCCAGTGACCCGTCAAGTCTTCAttattcctatgggatcgggctgatcGCCTCAGCAGTAACATTATGGGACCGAGTCGTTCGCCTTAGCGGTATTATGAGATGCATATATTAGTTGTTCCGGTTGACCGACAGTGTACACAATtattggatcgggctgaacgcctcagcGGTACTATAATGGGATCGAGTTGTACGCCACGGCATGAATTTGTGCCTTTACccctatgggatcgggccgctcgcctcggcagaatcatgcGAAACACTTGATAAGGAGTTCGCATACTCATGACTTTTCCAGACTTGAGATATGACTTTTGATTTAGTGATGACCACtacgtattccatttgaggaggtGTCCAGTATTTGAGGACTTTGTGTTCACTGTTCAGCCGTAGACCTTATTATTTGCCTATATCTGTTCTTATTGTTTACTTACCATGTTTCGTACTTGTCTACTTTACTATATTTGACTTATTGGACCACCAGTAAGTgccaatgtcgacccctcgtaactacttctttggggttaggctagatatttagttggtacgcgttgatttcgtactcatgctatacttttgtacttattgtgcaggtatatctCTGATGTTCATTTGGGCGCAAGGGCGAACCTATTGAGGGGGCTTTAAGGTGAGATGCATCCCATGATACAATCTGCAGCACACAGAGCCTCTTTCATGTTCATTTATGTTATCATGTCTATTTTACATTCCAGATAAATGTTGTATTATTactgtacttcctagtagatgctcatgtacttgtgacaccgagttttaggATATTCTAGTAGATGTTAATGGTTTTGCACTAATATCAACACCTTTTTATTTTACATCTTACTAATATTGTATGTATCCATAAtggttcactgttggcttgcctaacggcgatgttgggcaccatcactaCCTAtagttgattttgggtcgtgacaacttagtatcagagctctaagttcacttagttcttacgagtcatgagcaattcTAGTAGAGTCGTGAAGATCGGTATGGAGTCGTCTATACTTATCTTGGAGAGGCTGcagggctgttaggagaactttccttcttgattcctcgtcgtgcgatttgattctatTGAAGCTTATGTCTGCATTTCCTTCCTACCCCTTCTTATGTGAAGTCGAGCATTCATTATCAGTTGGGCACCTATAAGTTGTGGAGAAGCTACATATGTGGTACATGATGTCTTTCCATGCGTGTGCGGGCGGATTATTAGAATCTCTTTGTTGAGGGATGTTTTGTCATTTCAATCCAGTGTTAGTGATGCCTACGGTGTCGAGGAtatacacagtgtattgtgatgttcatgcgttgttatcgtgTATTGTTGGTGTGAATTGTAGGGTGCTTATTTATATGTCGTAGCAGTGAATGTCCTGAGAGGAGGATTTCTCGATTCATGGTTCAAAgattcaacatttaattccaatAGAGGAGAGGCAAttagactatggatgttcaggctttggttgacgGGGTAGCGAAATTGGATATTTTCGAacttggtggaattcttgtttgtgatgtggtgtcatcgtccttgtttgaacgcatttaGGCTCATCGGTGTGATGGTCTTTATTGGTTAGTCTTCGGgtcagggtgttgtgaaatggtacctAAGAAGCAGTTATCGGTGATGACGGTATGTAGCGacttcagaatcgaattggagtTTCCAAAGTTGATGTCACGAGGGAGATGATCCCTGAGGTGGCTTCTGCATTTAGGGAGTTCGAATGTGACAAGAAGGGGCTTGATCGGAGTGTAGGAAAATGTGAATATttgattatcgttttgggatGCACTATGGCTCTGAGTTTTAAACATATTGTTGGACCTTCAGTTGATGTTAATGAATGAATGGATTCTTACGACTGGCGGATGAGTGTGGACCCGGGGAGATTAACTGATTTCATAATGGTTATAACCATGGCATGTCGTCGGAGGATGTAGATATGAGGTTACATAGGTGGGCTATCTCATGTGAAAAGGTTAAGATTATATGATTTCTTATGAAGTTcctatgaagagttctactttTTATCCAACATGAGGCATGTACTGCGATGTAGGTCGTGGTTGCCTGGAAAAGATAGTGCGGTTGTTATGAAGTTGAGTGTGCATTTAGGATTGCTAATTTGGGATGTATGATGATTAGTACAACAAGAGCTTGTGAGAAATTTAGCGGAGTAATGGTGTGAGATCATGGTAACCGAGAAGGAGGATTCATTGATATATGAATTTATGTGATTGTGGCTTAAAGATAAGTAGGGAGCCTACCGTCTACAATTGGGCCGCGTGGTTATGTGCCTTGGCAGTATCAGGTTATCGGtacattgtttttttttttagttaaaaagtTGTTTTCATGCATATCTTGATATCTAATATTTTGTTGTTCCTTTATTGTAGAAATTTTTTCTGCATTGTGTATATATCTTGTTATTTATCACATTTCTACATATTTCTGAAATTGTATATTTGttatatattatttgaaataattttgtTAGGGTATGTATTACATGATTTAGtttgttttattatttaatttttgctCTCTTTGTAGatgttaattttattttctgcaaacaaattgtatatattatATCTAGTAGTTAGTTTTTCCCCCAATGTTTTAAATGTAGGTTACTTTCTAGTTTTCTTGCTCTAAACATAAAATTATCAGTGTTTTGTAACTTCATTTAtagtttaattattgtatttattttttaatttgtaaTTTATTTGTCTGCAATGTATTACTATCTTTTTATCTATAGATAAATTGTAGCagtattgttattattttgtttttttgtCTTTAAAcatgttttattaatttattttttcttttcatgCAGAATCGGATATTTTTTGCACCACATGATGTTGATTATGACATCACTAGGTTTCAAACATTATCCGACCCTGATGTTCCTGCCCAAATCATGGTATTATTGTTCGAAAATGGGAAAATATTATTTGAGAAGACATGTTTTGGGCACTTTCTTGGCATGCCCAAACTATGTATCCAAAATTAGGCAATTCACCTTTTGATGAAGTATGAATTGAACACATCCAGGTCTGATTTTTTTCCAGCAAAGATAAATGGTGAGAGGTTGAACTTTGGGCTGAGGGAGTTTGCTCTTATTACTGGCCACAAATGTGTTACAGAAGTAACAGACTTTGGTTACACGCCTAAATATGATAGTAAAACAATAATGAGTTATTTTTCGAACAAGAAAAAAGTTGAGAAGTCGTACCTGAAACAAATTATATGTAGTTGTAGTTGGGTGAATGACGAGGGTGTAGTCAAGCTATGTATTCTGTATCTTATAGAGTTCTCCCTTTGTCCTTAAGAGAAAGAGAATGGTTTGATAGACCACTTTAGGTTCTATTTGGTTGACTCAGGGTAGTATGCAAATTTTGCATGGGATATAGCTGCTTATACACATTTGCTTCAGTCTGTTAGGCATAAGTTAAACCCATATGTGCATTTTATCTTATTCAAGGTTTTTCGCTCGCTATGAAAATTTGGTTGTATGCGTGTTGCTCTATAGTTAACACATAAATTACTACAAAGGTTGGTAATCTGATCCCCCGTATCCTTAACTGGACAACAACAAAGGACAAGATATGGATTTCTGCATTGGAAGAGAGGAAGATCAAACCATCATGGATCAAGGTAAATTTTTTCACATATGTTAATGGTAACACAAAATATTAACATACTTAACACAACAATTCCACATTTTTATGGTACAAATAATATAActacaaattatatacatatattgaCTAACTCCCTTATATTATTCTTTCACTAAGTTCACCTACATAATGGAAGCCCAAAAGAGCTATCTAGAATAACTTTGCCAGACAAAGTTGACTATATGGTTGAAGAAGCTGAAACGCAAGCCGAGCATCCGAGAAATGCTCCATCTtcatgtaacaacccggccgatcgttttgagtattacagtctcgtttttccatttactgcttatcctataatctattataattatgtgactcgtcggtgaggtttcagaataaattggaaaaatgtattgacccggccggtcgttttgagtattacagtctcgtttacccatttactgcttatcctgtgTTCTATTATAATTAAGTGACTCTTCGgtaaggtttcagaatgaattggaatacttagttccaagatttaaatctgaagttgaaatagttgatcggatattgatttatgtgtaaacgaccccggaatagagttttaatgattccaatagctccgtatggtgattttggacttagaggcatGTCCGGAAAAGTTTTTGGAAGTTTGTATTTAAATTAGACTTGActtggctaaaatagaaatttaagtttagaagtttaaccagggagttgacttttagatatcggggtcggaatctgattctagaaattgaaatacatctgttatgtcatttgtaacttatgtgcaaaatttgaggtcaatcggacttgatttgataggttctggcatcgaatgtagaagttgaaattttttagtttaattaaacttgaattagggtatgattcgtggttttagcattgtttgatgtgatttagaggtttgactaagtttgtatgatgttttaggacttgttggtgtatttggttgaggtcccggggggctcaggtgagtttcggatggttaacggatcaaatttggacttagaataaTTGAAACTTTCAGCTGCCTATTGAGACAATTGCACCTGCGAAAataggctcgcaggtgcgagctcgcaaaagtgagcctgggagcgcagaagcgaaaaagggagagtgggcagtggccgcaggtgcaagaCTGCATAAGCGGTTggttcctcgcacctgcgagaccgcagaagcggctaagtgagtcgcGGGTGCGGAACCCCTAGgcagtatacatttcgaagggtTTCCGAGATTTTACCATATTTGGACATTTCCAATATGGTTTTGGGGcaattttcagagagaattcacggaaaaacttgagataagtcacttgtgatcattattAGTCGataaatattgaattatcattgaatattccgactagattacgtgtttttgaggtgtaattagaggatttgggcctagggatttgaaaatgagatttgggaatttgaaggtcgagttgttgttggaatttggtaaatttggtatggttagactcgtggttgaatgggcgttcatattttgtaacttttttcggtTTTCGAGACGTGCCCCCCATTGGAAAtatttgagtgcaatttcggattttataggaaaattagtatttttatgtggaattaattcctataatttgtgttgactgaatcgaattaattgtgactagattcgagccgttcgaaagttgatacacgcagaatggaatttctggagcattgtttatctttctcgatattggactcggcttgttcaaggtaagtaacacttctaaacttagtgctgagggtatgaaaccccaaatttcgtGTTATGTGCTTGTTGTTGAGgggacgcacatactaggtgacaggcgtgtgtgaGTGTACCGTGTGAATTTTAACTccgttatttttgtggtactgtgtagttacctaaactTATCTAAaatatgaaatctctacgtactagagttattgagctgtgatccatgttagaaaccatgtctaggctacatgcttattttgttgggacccactgaggtcattactgttgttgagctatttgcttacattgcaacttcatactcagtcaagttcatttattgcatatcatatttcagtctctgttgttatttattgatacatcatatcatcatcttgggctattttcatgacatagtgagcccgagagagagattgatgactgagtaaggtcgagggactgattgtgaggttatagatactatatcacgtgaattgtccgtgcaacacgtgagttgttcgtgcagatccagatattgctactatagcacgtgagatgtccgtgcaacacgtgatttGTCTGTGCTAATCCAGACATTATACTGTAGCACgagagttgtccatgcagcacgtgagttgtccgtgcagatccagatattatattatagcacttgagttgtccatacaacacgtgatttgtccgtgcggattatagtgcttgggctgaaggagcccctccgaagtctgcacacacccccagtgagcgcaggtacctattgagtgcgagtacgagtgccgagtgattgggaggactaagtggATTGATATTCTGAGAGTATGAATATGATTGTTCACTATGTTGtcggcatgcacacttgacatacaagcatacaaacgtatttttcctcatgttgtacggtatcacatcattcatgacttcttaacacattgacatgtaggcataaagatgtacttttcctcatgccacttgataatgaaacatttacctgttgaaaagttTCGGATGGAAAATCAtgattttacaaacttactcatattttcggtgactTTTGGCAAAGAATTTGAGTTTACTAttatattgaaaagaaaaagTTTATTTTTCTGGTATTTTAtatgagctgagcattttattattgagttattacttgtgctgctttaaattgtattgttatcAGATATTAttagttattggagttggactctgacccttgtcccaactcatcactactttcaacctaaggttaggtttgatacttattgaatacatggggtcggttgtactcatactacagttctgCACCTTTCGTGCAAATATTTGAT from Nicotiana tomentosiformis chromosome 11, ASM39032v3, whole genome shotgun sequence encodes:
- the LOC138901127 gene encoding uncharacterized protein — translated: MTFLVWNVRGINKRYKQKDLKLYLKNKYIKLSGLLETRVKETSINRVFKNIVPGWALQCNYQSAVNGKIWLTWDPNIYCVDIDRVEAQLIHCLARGRMDGFEAYFTLVYGFNTLEQRKALSISLNDISVHMTKPWILSGDFNAMLYTQDRLYSNPVTMNEMADFSDCIHTLLLNELPWKGDYYTWSDKQQGADRILSRIDRVFGNDMWIMNCGIVCTEYDTPLISDHLC